One segment of Rhodospirillales bacterium DNA contains the following:
- a CDS encoding type II toxin-antitoxin system HicA family toxin, whose protein sequence is MQVVNKRHQKTLSTIFKTPTPVNLEWQSIEALFEALGAIRIEGRGSRVRFELNGVVATFHRPHPQKEAKPYQVRDARRFLEQAGVTP, encoded by the coding sequence ATACAGGTGGTGAACAAGCGCCATCAAAAGACCCTGAGCACGATCTTCAAAACGCCGACTCCGGTCAATCTGGAATGGCAGTCAATTGAAGCTCTCTTTGAAGCGCTTGGAGCGATTCGTATTGAAGGAAGAGGTTCGCGAGTACGTTTTGAATTGAACGGCGTAGTCGCTACATTTCATCGCCCGCACCCACAAAAAGAAGCCAAACCATATCAGGTTCGAGACGCTCGACGTTTTTTGGAGCAAGCTGGTGTAACCCCATGA
- a CDS encoding PPOX class F420-dependent oxidoreductase produces the protein MRKLSRAECLAFMTAQPRTGKIATVRPDGRPHVAPIWFILDGDSMIFTTWRTSVKAANLRHSPWISLTVDDETPPYAYVKYDGMAEFFGDLDDLRHWATLIAGRYMGKELAEAYGKRNGVEGELLVRVTPTSISGETDIAG, from the coding sequence ATGAGAAAACTGTCACGCGCCGAATGTCTGGCCTTTATGACGGCCCAACCCCGAACCGGCAAGATCGCCACCGTCCGGCCCGACGGCCGCCCTCACGTCGCGCCGATCTGGTTCATCCTCGACGGCGACTCGATGATCTTCACCACCTGGCGCACCTCGGTCAAGGCGGCCAACCTGCGCCACAGCCCCTGGATTTCTCTGACCGTTGACGACGAGACGCCGCCCTACGCCTACGTGAAGTATGACGGCATGGCCGAATTCTTCGGCGACCTGGACGATCTGCGCCATTGGGCGACGCTCATCGCCGGGCGCTACATGGGCAAAGAACTGGCTGAAGCATACGGCAAGCGCAACGGGGTCGAGGGAGAACTGCTGGTTCGGGTGACGCCAACGTCCATCTCCGGCGAAACCGATATTGCCGGCTGA